In the genome of Acidimicrobiia bacterium, one region contains:
- the nuoG gene encoding NADH-quinone oxidoreductase subunit NuoG produces the protein MADEQRVNITVDGEPRQVPAGQLLIKAAEDTGTYIPRFCWHPRMKPVGMCRMCLVEVETPRGRLLTTSCTTPVAEGMVVETESEVVRKAQEGVLEFLLINHPLDCPVCDRGGECPLQDQTMSYGPGESRFVEEKRHFEKPIPISDLVLLDRERCILCARCTRFSSEVSGDPLIEFQQRGNTTQVLTFPDEPFSSYFSGNTVEICPVGALTAKPYRFRARPWDLEAVESVSMVDSFGSRVSVQVSQNRVLRINGVDNEPTNQGWLSDKDRFVFEYVGSEHRLGVPLVREGGELRDATWGEALDLVAERLSSVRGDEVAGIGGARGTNEEAFAFGKFLRTVVVTPHIDSQLADGLDPDFLACVVPRATVPDLDTAATILVWAGDLKEELPVLYLRVRHAVVERGARLVVVHPRRTGLDDVASVKITYRPGHGGDTLRKLSSGAVGEGGFVEARELLGAGPVVAIVGRTGITEDPRVAEAVAAFARDLPGAKILPTVRRPNLLGALDMGLAPTLLPGRVPVSSETHRADLEAAWGPLPEGTGRGATGIFEGLRDGELRALVLLGSDPVRDHPDRLLVTEALERADFVVAFDIFLSETAATADVVLPVEGFAETEGTVTNLEGRVQKVNRIVPGPGQSRAAWSVLDDLARRMGGMLGATSAEAMAKEIESIAPAYRGITWDLLDWADGRMGVIVPTPDGSQPLEYVPVDNAPLASGGKFNLHLGRVLYDDGTLVAMSPSLAGLGPAAMAHLHPRDAGALAAGDGATVRVTSDAGSVELPLRLDPSLAPGTLYVQANLAKTRQLGSALAVDVAAVEGDA, from the coding sequence TTGGCTGACGAGCAGCGGGTCAACATCACCGTCGACGGGGAACCGCGGCAGGTCCCGGCCGGGCAGCTGCTCATCAAGGCCGCCGAGGACACGGGGACGTACATCCCCAGGTTCTGCTGGCATCCGAGGATGAAGCCGGTCGGTATGTGCAGGATGTGCCTCGTCGAGGTGGAGACCCCCCGCGGGAGGCTCCTCACCACTTCGTGTACGACACCGGTCGCCGAGGGGATGGTCGTGGAGACCGAGTCCGAGGTGGTGAGGAAGGCGCAGGAAGGCGTTCTCGAGTTCCTGCTCATCAACCACCCGCTCGACTGTCCGGTGTGCGACAGAGGCGGCGAATGCCCTCTGCAGGACCAGACGATGTCGTACGGCCCGGGCGAGAGCAGGTTCGTCGAGGAGAAACGCCACTTCGAGAAGCCGATACCGATCTCCGACCTCGTGCTGCTCGACCGGGAGCGATGCATCCTTTGCGCCAGGTGCACGCGCTTCTCTTCCGAGGTCTCGGGGGATCCGCTCATCGAGTTCCAGCAGCGCGGCAACACGACCCAGGTGCTCACCTTCCCCGACGAGCCGTTCAGCTCGTACTTCTCCGGCAACACTGTCGAGATCTGCCCTGTCGGGGCGCTCACCGCCAAGCCGTACCGCTTCAGGGCGCGACCGTGGGACCTCGAGGCCGTCGAGTCGGTCTCGATGGTCGACTCGTTCGGCTCCAGGGTGTCGGTCCAGGTCAGCCAGAACCGGGTGCTCAGGATCAACGGCGTCGACAACGAGCCGACCAACCAGGGATGGCTCTCCGACAAGGACCGCTTCGTCTTCGAGTACGTGGGTTCGGAGCATCGGCTCGGCGTCCCTCTGGTGCGGGAGGGAGGCGAGCTGCGTGATGCGACGTGGGGCGAGGCGCTCGATCTGGTGGCAGAGCGGCTCAGCTCCGTCCGCGGCGACGAGGTGGCGGGCATCGGTGGCGCCAGAGGAACGAACGAGGAAGCCTTCGCCTTCGGCAAGTTCCTCCGCACTGTCGTGGTGACGCCGCACATCGACAGCCAGCTCGCCGACGGGCTCGACCCGGACTTCCTCGCCTGCGTCGTCCCAAGAGCCACCGTCCCCGACCTCGACACGGCTGCGACGATCCTGGTGTGGGCCGGCGATCTCAAGGAGGAGCTCCCCGTCCTCTACCTGCGGGTCCGCCACGCCGTCGTCGAGCGGGGAGCGAGGCTCGTCGTCGTGCATCCACGAAGGACAGGGCTCGACGACGTCGCCTCGGTGAAGATCACATACCGGCCGGGTCACGGGGGAGACACGCTCCGCAAGCTGTCGTCGGGCGCCGTCGGGGAAGGAGGGTTCGTCGAAGCCCGTGAGCTGCTCGGCGCCGGGCCCGTCGTCGCCATCGTCGGCAGGACGGGCATCACCGAGGATCCGCGGGTCGCCGAGGCGGTGGCGGCGTTCGCCCGCGACCTGCCGGGCGCCAAGATTCTCCCGACCGTGCGGCGCCCGAATCTCCTCGGCGCTCTCGACATGGGTCTGGCGCCGACGTTGCTCCCCGGCAGGGTGCCGGTATCGTCCGAGACCCACCGGGCGGACCTCGAAGCGGCGTGGGGCCCTCTCCCGGAGGGGACCGGGCGCGGAGCCACAGGGATCTTCGAGGGGCTGAGGGACGGCGAGCTGCGCGCCCTCGTGCTTCTCGGCAGCGACCCGGTTCGCGACCACCCGGATCGGCTCCTCGTCACCGAGGCACTCGAGCGGGCGGACTTCGTGGTGGCGTTCGATATCTTCCTCAGCGAAACGGCGGCGACGGCCGACGTCGTGCTTCCCGTCGAGGGCTTCGCCGAGACGGAAGGCACGGTCACCAACCTCGAGGGCCGGGTGCAGAAGGTCAATCGGATCGTCCCCGGGCCCGGCCAATCCCGGGCGGCGTGGTCCGTGCTCGACGACCTGGCGAGGCGCATGGGGGGGATGCTCGGCGCCACCTCCGCCGAGGCGATGGCCAAGGAGATCGAGTCGATCGCGCCCGCGTATCGAGGGATCACGTGGGACCTGCTCGACTGGGCCGACGGCCGCATGGGGGTGATCGTGCCGACGCCCGACGGCTCGCAGCCCCTCGAGTACGTCCCTGTCGACAACGCTCCGCTGGCGTCGGGAGGCAAGTTCAACCTCCACTTGGGTCGGGTGCTCTACGACGACGGCACGCTGGTTGCGATGTCGCCTTCGCTCGCCGGGCTCGGACCGGCGGCGATGGCGCACCTCCACCCTCGGGACGCGGGGGCGCTCGCCGCGGGTGACGGTGCCACCGTCAGGGTGACCAGCGATGCCGGGTCCGTGGAGCTGCCACTGCGGCTCGACCCGTCTCTCGCTCCCGGAACGCTCTACGTGCAAGCGAACCTGGCGAAGACGAGACAGCTCGGCTCGGCGCTCGCCGTCGACGTCGCCGCCGTGGAGGGTGATGCGTGA
- a CDS encoding NADH-quinone oxidoreductase subunit J has protein sequence MNAETLLFVVFAIAAIAGGLTMVAARNPVYSAMGLLLAMFSVAVFYVLNGAHFVAAVQVLIYAGAVITLFLFVIMLLGVDRVDDPHESIPLQRPLAVIVGAGLLLLLLVAGRAAWVTGEAAFASEDVSGTIEAISDELFGTWLIPFEATILLLTIAAVGTVALAHFGEGLQVVGRPVGEVEGVSRYELGSGTGRGGDGLVAVDDAAEEGDP, from the coding sequence ATGAACGCCGAGACGCTCCTCTTCGTGGTGTTCGCCATCGCTGCGATCGCCGGCGGGCTCACGATGGTCGCCGCCCGTAACCCGGTCTACTCGGCGATGGGGCTGCTGCTGGCGATGTTCTCCGTGGCGGTCTTCTACGTGCTCAACGGCGCCCATTTCGTGGCCGCAGTGCAGGTGCTCATTTACGCAGGCGCCGTGATCACGCTGTTCCTGTTCGTGATCATGCTCCTCGGCGTCGATCGGGTGGACGATCCGCACGAGAGCATCCCCCTGCAGCGGCCCCTGGCGGTCATCGTCGGAGCCGGCCTGCTCCTGCTCCTGCTGGTGGCAGGGAGAGCGGCCTGGGTCACGGGAGAGGCGGCGTTCGCGTCGGAGGACGTGAGCGGGACCATCGAGGCGATCTCGGACGAGCTCTTCGGCACATGGCTGATCCCTTTCGAGGCGACGATCCTGCTCCTCACGATCGCCGCAGTCGGCACGGTCGCCCTGGCCCACTTCGGCGAAGGCCTCCAGGTGGTCGGGCGCCCGGTGGGCGAGGTCGAGGGCGTCTCCCGTTACGAGCTCGGGTCGGGCACGGGGCGGGGCGGCGACGGTCTGGTCGCGGTCGACGACGCAGCCGAGGAGGGTGACCCGTGA
- the nuoH gene encoding NADH-quinone oxidoreductase subunit NuoH, whose product MTGLEIFLEAGVKVIVAFALLLNITILVIWFERKVVADMQNRIGPNRAGPYGMLQTVADGLKLLFKENVTPHKVEFALYIAAPVVALLPALLIFLVIPIGRPFTLGDRVIDLAGTDLNVAVLYVLALSSLAVYAVVLAGWASGSKYPLLGAVRASAQMISYEAAMGLALVPVILFTGTTSMQGMVAAQGGDILGFLGPWNAVLLPSFVIFFVAGIAETNRAPFDLVEAESELVGGYHTEYSGFRFALFYLAEYINMFNISALTVTIFLGGWIGPDFGLGQPFTWILPLFWFFAKTTALIFVFVWIRATLPRMRYDQLMSFGWKRLIPVTLGWVVLVTIAIAMRRFPPSWLPWA is encoded by the coding sequence GTGACCGGCCTCGAGATCTTCCTGGAGGCGGGGGTCAAGGTGATCGTCGCCTTCGCGTTGCTCCTCAACATCACGATCCTGGTGATCTGGTTCGAGAGGAAGGTCGTCGCCGACATGCAGAACAGGATCGGTCCCAACCGGGCAGGTCCATACGGGATGCTGCAGACCGTCGCCGACGGGCTCAAGCTGCTGTTCAAGGAGAACGTCACTCCTCACAAGGTCGAGTTCGCCCTGTACATCGCGGCTCCGGTCGTTGCGTTGCTGCCGGCCCTGCTCATCTTCCTGGTGATCCCGATCGGCAGGCCGTTCACCCTCGGCGATCGGGTGATCGATCTGGCAGGGACGGACCTCAACGTCGCCGTCCTCTACGTGCTCGCCCTCTCGTCGCTGGCGGTGTACGCGGTCGTGCTCGCCGGCTGGGCCTCCGGCTCGAAGTACCCGCTGCTCGGGGCGGTGCGCGCCTCGGCCCAGATGATCTCGTACGAGGCGGCGATGGGCTTGGCGCTCGTCCCGGTGATCCTCTTCACGGGTACGACGTCGATGCAGGGGATGGTGGCGGCCCAGGGAGGCGACATCCTCGGCTTCCTGGGACCGTGGAACGCGGTGCTCCTGCCCTCGTTCGTGATCTTCTTCGTGGCGGGCATCGCCGAGACGAATCGCGCTCCGTTCGACCTGGTAGAGGCCGAATCCGAGCTCGTCGGCGGCTACCACACCGAGTACAGCGGGTTCCGCTTCGCCCTGTTCTACCTCGCCGAGTACATCAACATGTTCAACATCTCTGCGCTCACGGTGACGATATTCCTCGGCGGGTGGATCGGCCCGGACTTCGGCCTCGGGCAGCCGTTCACATGGATCCTCCCCCTGTTTTGGTTCTTCGCCAAGACGACTGCGCTCATCTTCGTGTTCGTGTGGATCAGGGCCACGTTGCCGCGAATGCGGTACGACCAGCTCATGTCGTTCGGATGGAAACGCCTCATACCGGTGACGCTCGGCTGGGTCGTGCTCGTGACCATCGCCATCGCCATGCGCCGCTTCCCGCCGAGTTGGCTGCCGTGGGCGTGA
- a CDS encoding NADH-quinone oxidoreductase subunit A, producing the protein MTLADYLPIALMVILGTGFAVAAMYLSWRLGPKNPTPEKLAPYECGIVPLQEPVERFPVKFYIVAMLFVIFDVELIFLFAWAVRFDQFQWAGIGAMAVFVGLLLETLLYVWKRGALDWNVAHRARYRRVAAIEPPPSEEAA; encoded by the coding sequence ATGACGCTCGCGGACTACCTCCCGATCGCCCTCATGGTCATCCTCGGCACCGGTTTCGCGGTAGCCGCGATGTACCTGTCGTGGAGGCTCGGCCCCAAGAACCCGACGCCCGAGAAGCTGGCGCCGTACGAGTGCGGGATCGTGCCTCTGCAGGAGCCGGTCGAGCGATTCCCGGTGAAGTTCTACATCGTCGCCATGCTGTTCGTGATCTTCGACGTCGAGTTGATCTTCCTCTTCGCATGGGCGGTCCGGTTCGACCAGTTCCAGTGGGCCGGGATCGGCGCCATGGCGGTCTTCGTCGGCCTCCTGCTCGAGACGCTGCTCTACGTGTGGAAGCGCGGTGCGCTCGATTGGAACGTGGCGCACCGCGCCCGTTACCGCCGGGTGGCGGCGATCGAGCCACCACCCTCAGAGGAAGCCGCCTGA
- a CDS encoding NADH-quinone oxidoreductase subunit C: MTDEAPALETADGGVGKVRPGSPPPADPVLSTLHEAAPASRFERFEPGNGPAQDVVIVDRAGYHDLVSAAHSERFDTFADLCGVDYLGRKPRFEVVLNVVSHPMRRRLRIRVGIPGDNPTVATVSDVYPGANFFEREAYDLFGIVFEGHPDLTRILMPDDWEGHPLRKDYAVGSVPVQFKGAPHAS; encoded by the coding sequence GTGACGGACGAGGCGCCGGCGCTCGAGACGGCAGACGGGGGCGTCGGCAAGGTACGGCCGGGATCGCCACCACCGGCCGACCCGGTGTTGAGCACCCTTCACGAGGCGGCGCCCGCCTCTCGCTTCGAGCGCTTCGAGCCGGGCAACGGCCCCGCTCAGGACGTCGTCATCGTCGACAGGGCCGGGTACCACGACCTCGTCTCCGCAGCGCACTCGGAGCGCTTCGACACGTTCGCAGACCTGTGCGGCGTCGACTATCTGGGACGGAAGCCACGCTTCGAGGTCGTGCTCAACGTCGTCTCACACCCGATGCGCAGGCGACTGCGGATCCGGGTCGGGATCCCGGGCGACAACCCGACGGTCGCCACCGTCTCGGACGTGTACCCGGGGGCGAACTTCTTCGAGCGCGAGGCATACGACCTGTTCGGCATCGTCTTCGAAGGCCACCCCGACCTCACCAGGATCCTGATGCCCGACGATTGGGAGGGTCACCCGCTTCGCAAGGACTACGCAGTCGGCTCGGTCCCGGTCCAGTTCAAGGGAGCACCGCACGCCTCATGA
- a CDS encoding NAD(P)H-dependent oxidoreductase subunit E, producing MTARHAPPTWSLPNQERARKMLGAYPDPRSAVMPLLYVAALEHGHVSDDAMRQVAELTGLTSAQVSAVASFYTMYKREEVGRYLVSVCTSISCFLLGADDVLDAIEDETGTPDGERSGDGVFSVEHVECLGACGGAPAVQVNYELVEGVVPDKGRALCRWLRDAKPDTVLGDEMQSLFGGVRSFEWGPRENEGAVAAVPAFGPYGSAKGAR from the coding sequence ATGACCGCTCGCCACGCGCCGCCCACCTGGAGCCTCCCCAACCAAGAGCGCGCCAGGAAGATGCTCGGGGCGTACCCGGACCCTCGCTCAGCGGTCATGCCGTTGCTGTACGTCGCGGCGCTCGAGCACGGCCACGTGAGCGACGACGCGATGCGCCAGGTCGCCGAGCTCACGGGGCTGACGTCTGCCCAGGTGAGCGCAGTCGCCAGCTTCTACACGATGTACAAGCGCGAGGAGGTCGGCCGCTACCTCGTGTCTGTGTGCACGTCGATCTCGTGCTTCCTCCTCGGCGCAGACGACGTCCTCGACGCCATCGAGGACGAGACCGGGACACCTGACGGTGAGAGATCGGGTGACGGCGTGTTCTCGGTCGAGCACGTCGAATGCCTCGGCGCATGCGGCGGCGCCCCGGCCGTCCAGGTGAACTACGAGCTGGTCGAAGGCGTCGTGCCGGACAAGGGACGCGCCCTGTGCCGCTGGCTGCGAGACGCCAAGCCGGACACGGTCCTCGGAGACGAGATGCAGAGCCTCTTCGGAGGGGTCCGCTCGTTCGAGTGGGGGCCGCGAGAGAACGAGGGCGCCGTCGCCGCCGTGCCCGCATTCGGACCGTACGGCTCCGCCAAGGGCGCCCGCTGA
- the nuoF gene encoding NADH-quinone oxidoreductase subunit NuoF gives MAEPILTARMEAHPADSHTMERYLATGGYEALRTALGKQPEDVAVEVKASNIQGRGGAAFPTGVKWGFLGKATPRYLVVNADESEPGTFKDRQLLERDPHQLVEGTIISSYALGVEHAFVYIRGEYARPARRVQHAVDEAYSSGFLGQDILGSGFDLDITVHLGAGAYICGEETALLNSLEGKRGEPRIKPPFPAVEGLYGRPTIVNNVETLSNVPWIVTNSGHKYSLIGPEASAGTRMFSLSGHVRKPGNYEFEMGITWRRLIYEIGGGIPGDRELKCWIPGGASAPWFVPGHLDTLITKDDAAAQGSMLGSGAIVVMDEATNVVAAAHRIVKFFAHESCGQCTPCREGTSWLERMLWRILNGHGRPTDIDMLLDVSDNISPGLRWPPAMTTICPLGPSAVSPITSIMKYFRDEVEAMIAAAEDSPAVEEVAVG, from the coding sequence ATGGCAGAACCGATCCTCACGGCGCGTATGGAGGCACATCCGGCCGACAGCCACACGATGGAGCGCTACCTGGCGACCGGCGGATACGAGGCGCTCCGTACCGCGCTCGGCAAGCAGCCGGAGGACGTCGCCGTCGAGGTGAAGGCTTCGAACATCCAGGGGCGTGGAGGGGCTGCATTTCCCACCGGCGTCAAGTGGGGCTTCCTCGGCAAGGCGACGCCGCGCTATCTCGTCGTCAATGCCGACGAGTCGGAGCCGGGGACGTTCAAGGACCGCCAGTTGCTCGAGCGCGATCCCCACCAGCTCGTCGAGGGAACCATCATCTCGTCGTACGCCCTCGGTGTCGAGCACGCTTTCGTCTACATCCGCGGCGAGTACGCCCGGCCGGCTCGCAGGGTGCAGCACGCCGTCGACGAGGCCTACTCGTCGGGGTTCCTCGGCCAGGACATCCTCGGCAGCGGGTTCGACCTCGACATCACCGTCCACCTGGGCGCCGGGGCGTACATCTGCGGCGAGGAGACGGCTCTCCTCAACAGCCTCGAGGGCAAGCGGGGTGAGCCACGGATCAAACCGCCGTTTCCCGCCGTCGAAGGCCTGTACGGCAGGCCGACGATCGTCAACAACGTCGAGACCCTCTCCAACGTGCCGTGGATCGTCACCAACTCGGGCCACAAGTACTCGCTGATCGGGCCGGAGGCGTCCGCGGGAACCCGGATGTTCTCCCTCTCGGGACACGTCCGCAAACCGGGGAACTACGAGTTCGAGATGGGGATCACGTGGCGCCGGCTGATCTACGAGATCGGGGGAGGCATCCCGGGGGACCGGGAGCTCAAGTGCTGGATCCCGGGGGGCGCCTCGGCGCCGTGGTTCGTCCCCGGCCACCTCGACACGTTGATCACGAAGGACGATGCGGCGGCTCAGGGATCCATGCTCGGCTCGGGGGCAATCGTCGTGATGGACGAGGCGACCAACGTCGTCGCCGCAGCCCATCGCATCGTCAAGTTCTTCGCCCACGAGTCGTGCGGGCAGTGCACCCCGTGCCGCGAGGGCACGTCGTGGCTCGAGCGGATGTTGTGGCGGATCCTCAACGGCCACGGCCGCCCGACGGACATCGACATGCTCCTCGACGTCTCCGACAACATCAGCCCCGGCCTGCGGTGGCCCCCTGCGATGACGACGATCTGTCCGCTCGGCCCCTCGGCGGTTTCGCCGATCACGTCGATCATGAAGTACTTCCGCGACGAGGTCGAGGCGATGATCGCCGCCGCCGAAGACTCGCCCGCCGTGGAGGAGGTGGCGGTTGGCTGA
- the nuoI gene encoding NADH-quinone oxidoreductase subunit NuoI translates to MAGWFSDMLGPFKGFATVLRQIGKPRVTRQYPKEHRAKPQRFHGRHVLNRYPDGMEKCIGCELCAGVCPARCIYVRGEDNPPDAPVSPGERYGFVYEINMLRCIFCGLCVEACPTEAITMTHLFEFSVTNRADSIYTREQLLVDRDGAPNHLDPDDPLIDIGELRIADGWMRATASSGRAAYEGVVAWTPSAGVGLRPAERGQSAEGQTAAADPEEDGK, encoded by the coding sequence ATGGCAGGCTGGTTCTCCGACATGCTCGGCCCGTTCAAGGGATTCGCAACGGTGTTGCGCCAGATCGGCAAGCCGCGGGTCACCCGGCAGTACCCCAAGGAGCACAGAGCCAAGCCGCAACGCTTCCACGGCAGGCACGTCCTCAACCGGTATCCCGACGGGATGGAGAAGTGCATCGGTTGTGAGCTGTGCGCCGGTGTCTGCCCGGCGAGGTGCATCTACGTCCGGGGGGAGGACAACCCGCCCGACGCCCCCGTGAGCCCGGGCGAGCGGTACGGGTTCGTCTACGAGATCAACATGCTGCGGTGCATCTTCTGCGGCCTGTGCGTCGAGGCATGTCCCACCGAAGCGATCACGATGACCCACCTGTTCGAGTTCTCCGTGACGAATCGGGCGGACTCGATCTACACCCGCGAGCAGCTCCTCGTCGACCGCGACGGCGCCCCCAACCACCTCGACCCGGACGACCCTCTCATCGACATCGGCGAGCTGCGAATCGCCGACGGATGGATGCGAGCGACGGCTTCCTCGGGTAGGGCGGCCTACGAAGGGGTGGTTGCGTGGACCCCGTCCGCCGGCGTCGGGCTGCGTCCGGCGGAGAGAGGACAGTCGGCGGAGGGCCAGACCGCGGCTGCCGATCCGGAGGAGGATGGGAAATGA
- the nuoD gene encoding NADH dehydrogenase (quinone) subunit D: MSDTPDRATGDLEAPIAEPPESDELESTVATQRRAVHEIWLAGTEEPDWVKAGTDEGAQELLPDTDDPGLSIQRGTVVSDDYVTDDYVTGDERQIINMGPQHPSTHGVLRLQLELEGETIRRVKPIIGYLHTGMEKTAETLTYLQGPTNVTRMDYLSPFHNELAYSLAVEQLLGVALPPRADAIRVLMTELNRVASHLLWLATQGMDIGAISMMLYGWREREIVLEFFEKTTGLRMNHNYIRPGGVAADLPDGWEADVERILREVPVGMSEYREILDENPIFLDRTVGIGIITQEECRAYGVTGPIARASGIDWDLRKAFPYSGIDGYEFDVPLGKHGDVFDRYLVRMEEMRQSLRIVEQVLETMPPGDYRTADRKVTPPPRKRIDESMEALIHHFKIFTEGFKVPAGEVYQAVESPRGELGVYLVAQGGAKPWRVHVRGPSFAHVQALPMMMTDSLLADMISTLASTDPVLGDVDR; encoded by the coding sequence ATGAGCGACACCCCCGACCGCGCGACTGGAGACCTCGAGGCGCCGATCGCGGAGCCGCCGGAGTCCGATGAACTCGAGTCCACCGTCGCCACCCAGCGGCGTGCGGTGCACGAGATCTGGCTGGCCGGCACGGAGGAGCCCGACTGGGTCAAGGCCGGCACGGACGAGGGGGCCCAGGAGCTGCTGCCGGACACCGACGATCCGGGGCTGTCGATCCAGCGAGGCACCGTCGTGTCGGACGACTACGTCACGGACGACTACGTCACGGGCGACGAGCGCCAGATCATCAACATGGGCCCCCAGCACCCTTCGACGCACGGCGTGCTCCGCCTCCAATTGGAGCTCGAAGGCGAGACCATCCGCAGGGTGAAGCCGATCATCGGGTACCTGCACACCGGGATGGAGAAGACGGCGGAGACGCTCACGTACCTGCAGGGCCCGACCAACGTGACCCGCATGGACTACCTGTCCCCCTTCCACAACGAGCTGGCGTACTCGCTGGCTGTCGAGCAGCTTCTCGGCGTCGCCTTGCCGCCGCGTGCCGACGCCATCCGAGTGCTCATGACCGAGCTCAACCGGGTGGCGAGCCACCTGCTGTGGCTGGCGACCCAGGGCATGGACATCGGGGCGATCTCGATGATGCTGTACGGGTGGCGGGAGCGGGAGATCGTCCTCGAGTTCTTCGAGAAGACGACCGGGTTGAGGATGAACCACAACTACATCCGCCCCGGAGGCGTCGCCGCCGACCTGCCTGACGGGTGGGAGGCGGACGTCGAGCGGATCCTGCGCGAGGTCCCGGTCGGTATGAGCGAGTACCGCGAGATACTCGACGAGAACCCCATCTTCCTGGACCGCACGGTCGGCATCGGCATCATCACTCAGGAGGAGTGCCGGGCGTACGGCGTGACGGGCCCGATTGCCAGGGCGAGCGGCATCGATTGGGACCTGCGCAAGGCCTTCCCGTACTCGGGCATCGACGGCTACGAGTTCGACGTCCCCCTCGGGAAGCACGGCGACGTGTTCGACAGGTACCTGGTTCGCATGGAGGAGATGCGCCAGTCGCTGCGCATCGTCGAACAGGTGCTCGAGACCATGCCACCCGGCGACTACAGGACGGCCGACCGCAAGGTGACGCCGCCGCCTCGCAAGCGGATCGACGAGTCGATGGAGGCGCTCATCCATCATTTCAAGATCTTCACCGAAGGCTTCAAGGTGCCCGCCGGGGAGGTGTACCAGGCAGTCGAGTCGCCCCGGGGCGAGCTGGGCGTCTACCTGGTCGCCCAGGGAGGCGCCAAGCCATGGCGGGTGCACGTGCGCGGCCCTTCGTTCGCACACGTCCAGGCGCTCCCCATGATGATGACGGACTCCCTCCTCGCCGACATGATCTCGACGTTGGCGTCGACCGATCCCGTCCTCGGGGACGTCGATCGATGA
- the nuoK gene encoding NADH-quinone oxidoreductase subunit NuoK produces MTVTAGWYMALAAVLFVIGASGLLLRRNALVMFMSIELMLNAVNVSFVAAGRELGLLDGQIAAIFVMVVAAAEVTVGLAIIISVFRKRATASVDELSGMRG; encoded by the coding sequence GTGACCGTCACCGCCGGGTGGTACATGGCGCTGGCGGCCGTGCTGTTCGTCATCGGGGCATCCGGGCTGCTGCTGCGCCGCAACGCCCTCGTGATGTTCATGTCGATCGAGCTGATGCTCAACGCCGTCAACGTCTCGTTCGTCGCAGCCGGCAGGGAGCTCGGCCTCCTCGACGGCCAGATCGCCGCAATCTTCGTGATGGTGGTCGCCGCAGCCGAGGTGACCGTCGGCCTGGCGATCATCATCTCCGTGTTCCGCAAGAGGGCGACCGCCAGCGTCGACGAGCTGTCCGGGATGAGGGGCTGA